From a single Planctellipticum variicoloris genomic region:
- a CDS encoding PQQ-like beta-propeller repeat protein, which yields MQFAVSWILAAALAAAPESWPAFLGQGASTVDPASIPAKWSPDENIAWKTKLPGKGQSSPVILGDTIYVTSIDGTMKERCQIVALQLADGAIAWQQTFESSQPVRSNYFQSRSAPTPIVDEHGVYAFFETGNLVALSHDGEVLWQRSLTEDYGPFESTIGLAASPLQAGDSLVLLIDHEGPSYLLAVDKRTGETRWKTDRDSRTSYSSPALVPVGDSQQIVCSSAGSLDGYEPATGKQLWTVTENIGGNRSATPLAIGDGRFVIAASPGMHNENEAEARQTNGIVAIEPDGDGFQAKVVWRTEEAMPAFNSPTVYRGLAYWVNRAGVIFCYDAQTGEKHYAKRIGQGCWATPVGIGDRLYIFGKDGLTTVLAVGQEFEVLAENQLWNAEEAGNEAVARNRAAGREEGAEGRTGGGRPSGNRAEGGSPAGAESSGQPGREAGGQRPAMTAEERERNRVQGENRFADPVQYGVAIVNGSLIIRTGEFVYCLRNASARP from the coding sequence ATGCAATTCGCCGTTTCGTGGATTCTCGCCGCCGCTCTGGCGGCCGCGCCCGAGTCGTGGCCTGCGTTTCTCGGACAGGGCGCCAGCACGGTCGACCCCGCCTCGATCCCGGCCAAGTGGTCGCCGGATGAAAACATCGCCTGGAAAACGAAACTGCCCGGCAAGGGGCAGTCGAGCCCGGTGATCCTGGGCGACACGATCTATGTGACGTCGATCGACGGCACGATGAAGGAGCGCTGCCAGATCGTGGCGCTGCAACTGGCTGACGGCGCGATCGCCTGGCAGCAGACGTTCGAGTCGTCGCAGCCGGTCCGCAGCAACTACTTTCAGAGCCGTTCGGCCCCCACGCCGATTGTCGACGAACACGGTGTGTATGCCTTCTTCGAGACGGGGAATCTCGTCGCGCTGTCTCACGACGGTGAAGTTCTCTGGCAGCGATCGCTGACGGAAGACTACGGACCGTTCGAATCGACCATCGGACTGGCGGCGTCGCCGCTCCAGGCGGGCGATTCGCTGGTGCTGCTGATCGATCATGAAGGTCCGTCTTACCTGCTGGCGGTCGACAAACGGACCGGCGAGACGCGCTGGAAGACCGATCGCGACAGCCGGACCAGTTACTCGTCGCCGGCCCTCGTGCCGGTCGGCGATTCGCAGCAGATCGTCTGCAGCTCGGCCGGTTCGCTGGACGGCTACGAGCCGGCGACGGGGAAGCAGCTCTGGACGGTGACCGAGAACATCGGGGGGAACCGCTCCGCGACCCCGCTGGCGATCGGCGACGGCCGGTTCGTGATCGCCGCCAGCCCCGGGATGCACAACGAGAATGAGGCGGAAGCGCGCCAGACGAACGGCATTGTCGCGATCGAGCCTGACGGCGACGGGTTTCAGGCGAAGGTCGTGTGGCGGACGGAAGAAGCGATGCCGGCGTTCAATTCGCCGACGGTCTACCGGGGGTTGGCCTACTGGGTGAACCGGGCGGGGGTCATCTTCTGCTACGACGCTCAGACGGGCGAGAAACACTACGCCAAACGGATCGGGCAGGGGTGCTGGGCGACGCCGGTCGGAATCGGCGACCGGCTCTACATCTTCGGCAAGGATGGACTGACGACCGTGTTGGCAGTCGGCCAGGAGTTCGAGGTCCTGGCGGAGAACCAGCTCTGGAACGCCGAGGAAGCCGGCAATGAGGCCGTGGCCCGCAATCGGGCCGCCGGTCGCGAGGAAGGCGCTGAAGGCCGAACCGGCGGCGGACGTCCGTCGGGGAACCGCGCAGAAGGCGGCTCTCCCGCGGGGGCAGAATCGTCGGGACAGCCTGGTCGCGAGGCTGGCGGTCAACGACCTGCCATGACGGCTGAGGAGCGGGAACGCAATCGGGTGCAGGGTGAAAACCGATTCGCCGATCCCGTGCAATACGGCGTCGCAATCGTCAACGGCAGTCTGATCATCCGCACGGGCGAATTCGTCTACTGCCTCCGCAATGCGTCCGCCAGACCCTGA
- a CDS encoding aldo/keto reductase: protein MEYRQLGGSGFSVPALTLGTGTFGGSTELFKAWGATDVAEATRLIDICLEAGLTMFDSADIYSRGLAEEILGQAIKGRRDKVLISTKATFRSGEGPNDVGSSRFHLTRAVDGCLQRLGTDYIDLFQLHGFDAKTPIEETLSTLDGLVKSGKIRYIGCSNFSGWHLMKSLAISEKYGWSRYVAHQAYYSLVGRDYEQELMPLGLDQKVGAVVWSPLGWGRLTGKIRRGQPLPESSRLQSKVAVDVGPPIPDELLYNVVDALEAVAVETEKTVPQIALNWLLQRPTVATVIIGARNEEQLRQNLGAVGWNLTPDQVAKLDAASATTPAYPYWHQRGFGERNPPAVG from the coding sequence ATGGAATATCGACAGCTTGGCGGCTCGGGTTTTTCGGTGCCGGCGCTGACGCTCGGAACGGGAACATTCGGCGGCTCGACGGAACTCTTCAAGGCGTGGGGCGCGACCGATGTCGCCGAAGCGACCCGGCTCATCGATATCTGCCTCGAAGCCGGCCTGACGATGTTCGACTCCGCGGACATCTACTCCAGGGGACTCGCCGAAGAAATTCTCGGCCAGGCGATCAAAGGCCGACGCGACAAGGTCCTGATCTCGACCAAAGCCACCTTCCGCAGCGGCGAAGGCCCCAACGACGTCGGCTCGTCGCGCTTCCATCTGACCCGCGCCGTCGACGGCTGCCTGCAGCGACTCGGCACGGACTACATCGATCTCTTTCAGCTCCACGGCTTCGACGCAAAGACTCCGATCGAAGAGACGCTCTCGACGCTGGACGGGCTGGTGAAATCGGGCAAGATCCGCTACATCGGCTGTTCCAACTTCTCCGGCTGGCACCTGATGAAGTCACTGGCGATTTCCGAAAAGTACGGCTGGTCGCGTTACGTCGCCCATCAGGCCTACTACTCGCTCGTCGGCCGCGACTACGAACAGGAGCTGATGCCGCTGGGACTGGACCAGAAGGTCGGCGCAGTCGTCTGGAGCCCGCTGGGCTGGGGCCGGTTGACGGGCAAGATCCGCCGGGGTCAGCCGCTGCCGGAATCGAGCCGGCTGCAATCGAAAGTGGCCGTCGATGTTGGCCCCCCGATCCCGGACGAACTCCTCTACAATGTGGTCGATGCGCTTGAGGCTGTCGCCGTCGAGACCGAGAAAACGGTCCCGCAGATCGCGCTGAACTGGCTGCTGCAGCGGCCGACGGTGGCCACGGTCATCATCGGCGCCCGCAACGAGGAGCAGCTCCGCCAGAATCTGGGGGCCGTCGGCTGGAATCTCACGCCCGATCAGGTCGCAAAGCTCGATGCGGCGAGCGCCACCACGCCCGCCTATCCGTACTGGCATCAGCGCGGCTTCGGCGAGCGGAATCCGCCTGCGGTCGGTTAG
- a CDS encoding SMP-30/gluconolactonase/LRE family protein: MTEQPVASDHFPAAESTASAVPRRSFLAAAAGALGLTASAAFARDYGPGAAPVRYPDPDLVALDPRFKKYALGNSPIQRLYHSDQMLWAEGPAWNGVGRYLLWSDIPNNVQLRWLEEDGHVTTFRNPAGNSNGNTFDFHGRQISCEHGNRRVVRYEYDGSVTVLADQHDGKPLNAPNDAVVHPNGDIWFTDPGYGSLMNYEGNKAPNMSTQPYQKEAVYRIDGKTLKLEKVTDEIYKPNGLCFSPDYKKLYVADTGASHYADAPKNIKVWDVVDEKKLTKGREFASMKLAVSIGQGPDGMQEKAGLADGIRCDVDGNIWASAGWVGAGYDGVHVFEPTEGVRIGQILLPEICSNVCFGGTRRNRLFMTGSTSLYAVYVETRGAHIT, from the coding sequence ATGACAGAGCAGCCTGTTGCATCGGACCATTTCCCCGCCGCAGAATCAACGGCCTCCGCCGTTCCGCGCAGAAGCTTTCTGGCCGCGGCGGCCGGGGCGCTGGGTCTGACGGCCTCCGCGGCATTCGCCCGCGACTACGGTCCCGGCGCTGCGCCGGTTCGCTATCCCGATCCCGACCTCGTCGCCCTCGATCCGCGCTTCAAAAAGTACGCTCTCGGCAATTCGCCGATTCAGCGGCTGTATCACAGCGACCAGATGCTGTGGGCGGAAGGCCCGGCGTGGAATGGCGTGGGTCGTTATCTGCTCTGGAGCGACATCCCGAACAACGTTCAGCTCCGCTGGCTCGAAGAAGACGGTCACGTCACGACGTTCCGCAATCCGGCGGGAAACAGCAACGGGAACACGTTCGATTTCCACGGCCGGCAGATCTCGTGCGAGCACGGCAACCGCCGGGTGGTCCGCTACGAATACGACGGCAGCGTGACCGTGCTGGCCGATCAGCACGACGGCAAGCCGCTCAATGCTCCGAACGACGCGGTGGTCCACCCGAACGGCGACATCTGGTTCACCGATCCGGGGTACGGGAGCCTGATGAATTACGAGGGGAACAAGGCTCCGAACATGTCGACGCAGCCGTACCAGAAGGAAGCGGTCTATCGAATCGACGGGAAGACGCTGAAGCTGGAAAAGGTCACCGACGAGATCTACAAGCCAAACGGCCTGTGCTTCTCGCCCGACTACAAGAAGCTGTACGTCGCCGACACCGGGGCTTCGCACTACGCGGACGCGCCGAAAAACATCAAGGTCTGGGACGTCGTCGACGAGAAGAAGCTGACGAAGGGGCGCGAGTTTGCGTCGATGAAGCTGGCCGTCAGCATCGGTCAGGGTCCCGACGGAATGCAGGAGAAAGCCGGGCTCGCGGACGGGATCCGCTGCGACGTCGACGGCAACATCTGGGCCAGCGCCGGCTGGGTGGGGGCCGGGTACGACGGCGTCCACGTGTTCGAGCCGACGGAAGGGGTCCGGATCGGGCAGATTCTGCTGCCGGAGATCTGCAGCAACGTCTGCTTCGGGGGGACGCGCCGCAACCGGCTGTTCATGACCGGCAGCACGTCGCTGTATGCGGTCTACGTCGAGACCCGCGGCGCACACATCACCTGA
- the lepA gene encoding translation elongation factor 4 — translation MFDQRFIRNFSIVAHIDHGKSTLSDQLLLKSGAITEREFRDQVLDDLQVERQRGITVKARAVAINYTYNGQQYEINFIDTPGHVDFHYEVSRSLAACEGALLLVDAFQGVQAQTVANAYAAINANLEVIPVVNKVDLPITRIPEVLDEIESVVGLDTTDCLMTSGKSGIGIEECFKAIIERIPAPKGDPKAPLRALIFDSKYDTYRGVITYIRVMEGTLSKGQKIYFMKAATAHDVLEVGQFRPDMAPCEDLGPGQVGYFISGVKELGSVHVGDTVTDFHNRATQALPGYEIPQQMVFCGMYPIDATDFEKLRDELNKMCLNDASFSFQPDTSDALGFGFRCGFLGMLHMEIIQQRLEQEADVDLIQTAPNVTYEVLLRSGEVVVINNPQEVPDPGQVEEFREPIARVQFILQSERIGSIMQLCADRRGTYLNTEYLGPKRAQLTYELPLAEIVFDMYDRLKSITQGYGTMNYEVIGFKAADLVKMDILVKAERVDALACIVHRSVAERRGRAVCKKLKEEITRHQFEIPIQAALGARVIARETISALRKDVTAKCYGGDISRKRKLLEKQKEGKKRMKQFGAVEIPQKAFMAVLVVGDDA, via the coding sequence ATGTTTGATCAGCGCTTCATTCGCAACTTCTCGATCGTGGCCCACATCGATCACGGTAAGAGCACGCTTTCAGATCAGTTGCTCCTCAAGAGCGGCGCAATCACCGAACGCGAATTCCGCGACCAGGTCCTTGACGATCTGCAGGTCGAACGCCAGCGGGGGATCACCGTCAAGGCGCGGGCGGTCGCGATTAACTACACCTACAACGGCCAGCAGTACGAGATCAATTTCATCGATACGCCGGGCCACGTCGACTTCCACTACGAAGTCTCCCGCAGCCTGGCAGCGTGCGAAGGGGCCCTGCTTCTGGTCGACGCCTTCCAGGGGGTGCAGGCCCAGACGGTCGCCAACGCCTACGCCGCGATCAACGCCAACCTGGAAGTGATCCCCGTCGTCAACAAGGTCGACCTGCCGATCACCCGCATCCCGGAAGTGCTCGATGAGATCGAGTCGGTCGTCGGGCTCGACACCACCGACTGCCTGATGACCAGCGGCAAGTCCGGCATCGGCATCGAAGAGTGCTTCAAGGCGATCATCGAACGGATTCCCGCGCCGAAAGGCGATCCCAAGGCGCCGCTCCGGGCGCTGATTTTCGACAGCAAGTACGACACCTATCGCGGCGTCATCACGTACATCCGGGTCATGGAAGGGACGCTCAGCAAGGGCCAGAAGATCTACTTCATGAAGGCCGCCACGGCCCACGACGTCCTCGAAGTCGGCCAGTTCCGACCCGACATGGCCCCCTGCGAAGACCTCGGCCCCGGGCAGGTGGGGTACTTCATTTCGGGAGTGAAGGAGCTGGGCAGCGTGCACGTCGGCGACACCGTGACCGACTTCCACAACCGCGCCACCCAGGCGCTCCCCGGCTACGAGATTCCGCAGCAGATGGTGTTCTGCGGCATGTACCCGATCGATGCGACCGACTTCGAGAAGCTCCGCGACGAGCTCAACAAAATGTGTCTCAACGACGCCAGCTTCTCGTTCCAGCCCGACACCAGCGACGCCCTCGGCTTCGGCTTCCGCTGCGGCTTCCTCGGCATGCTGCACATGGAGATCATCCAGCAGCGGCTCGAACAGGAAGCCGACGTCGACCTGATTCAGACCGCGCCGAACGTCACCTACGAGGTCCTGCTCCGCAGCGGCGAAGTCGTCGTCATTAACAACCCGCAGGAAGTTCCCGATCCGGGCCAGGTCGAAGAGTTCCGCGAACCGATCGCCCGGGTGCAGTTCATTCTGCAGTCCGAACGGATCGGCTCCATCATGCAGCTCTGCGCCGACCGTCGCGGGACGTATCTCAACACCGAGTACCTCGGCCCCAAGCGGGCGCAGCTCACCTACGAACTGCCGCTCGCCGAGATCGTCTTCGACATGTACGACCGGCTCAAGAGCATCACGCAGGGCTACGGCACGATGAACTACGAAGTCATCGGCTTCAAAGCCGCCGACCTCGTGAAGATGGATATCCTCGTCAAAGCCGAACGGGTCGACGCCCTGGCCTGCATCGTCCACCGCTCCGTGGCCGAGCGCCGCGGCCGGGCCGTCTGCAAAAAGCTCAAGGAAGAAATCACCCGGCACCAGTTCGAGATCCCGATCCAGGCGGCCCTCGGCGCCCGCGTGATCGCCCGCGAAACGATCTCCGCCCTCCGCAAAGACGTCACCGCCAAATGCTACGGCGGCGACATCTCCCGCAAGCGCAAGCTGCTGGAAAAGCAGAAGGAAGGCAAGAAGCGCATGAAACAATTCGGCGCCGTCGAAATCCCCCAGAAGGCCTTCATGGCCGTCCTCGTCGTCGGCGACGACGCCTGA
- a CDS encoding DUF763 domain-containing protein, with amino-acid sequence MHRRLAHLPLHSGKAPAYLFQRMTKLAGAITMAVVDRYGPDEMLCRLSDPWWFQAFGCVLGFDWHSSGVTTVTCGALKEAAKVYGDDLGLFVAGGKGNTSRQTPREIAETADRKSLSTGDRLIYASKMSAKVDSAAVQDGYQLYHHCLFFTPAGQWCVVQQGMNDAAKTARRYHWLGSILEDFVCEPHAGIDDLQTPQVRPPASRQKVFNFVAGEGQSNRQSTAELLKESPEWIVAQWKQATSGPTLFAPQHHRVLKSDINPDRLRKLVRTAHEAQPQGFEQLLGTPGIGPAAVRSLALLAEIIFDAPVSHRDPTEAPPMAGGEPQPPVADGRRWADYSYAHGGKDGTPFPVDRETYDRNIEFLHDAVRAARLGDHEKIEALGRLRGASQ; translated from the coding sequence ATGCATCGCCGACTCGCCCATCTTCCGCTGCATTCCGGCAAGGCCCCCGCCTATCTGTTTCAGCGGATGACCAAACTCGCCGGGGCGATCACCATGGCCGTCGTGGACCGCTACGGCCCGGACGAAATGCTCTGCCGGCTCTCAGATCCCTGGTGGTTCCAGGCCTTCGGCTGCGTGCTCGGTTTCGACTGGCACAGTTCGGGAGTCACCACCGTTACGTGCGGCGCTCTCAAGGAGGCCGCGAAGGTCTACGGCGACGATCTGGGGCTGTTCGTGGCGGGCGGCAAGGGGAACACCAGCCGGCAGACGCCGCGCGAGATCGCCGAGACGGCCGATCGAAAGTCCCTCTCCACCGGCGACCGGCTGATCTACGCCTCGAAGATGAGCGCCAAAGTCGATTCCGCCGCCGTGCAGGATGGCTACCAACTGTATCACCACTGCCTGTTTTTCACGCCCGCCGGGCAATGGTGCGTGGTCCAGCAGGGGATGAACGACGCAGCGAAAACGGCCCGGCGGTACCACTGGCTCGGTTCGATCCTGGAAGACTTCGTCTGTGAACCGCACGCGGGGATCGACGATCTGCAGACGCCACAAGTGCGGCCGCCGGCTTCGAGGCAAAAGGTCTTCAACTTCGTGGCGGGGGAAGGCCAGAGCAATCGGCAGTCGACGGCGGAGCTGCTCAAGGAGTCGCCCGAATGGATCGTCGCCCAGTGGAAACAGGCGACCTCCGGACCGACCTTGTTCGCACCGCAGCACCATCGCGTCCTGAAGTCGGACATCAACCCGGATCGGCTGCGAAAGCTGGTTCGCACCGCCCACGAGGCCCAGCCGCAGGGCTTCGAGCAACTGCTGGGGACGCCCGGCATCGGCCCGGCGGCAGTCCGCAGCCTGGCTCTGCTGGCGGAGATTATTTTCGATGCCCCGGTGTCTCATCGGGATCCGACGGAAGCACCGCCGATGGCCGGCGGTGAACCCCAACCGCCGGTCGCGGACGGCCGCCGCTGGGCGGACTATTCCTATGCTCACGGCGGCAAAGACGGCACCCCCTTTCCGGTCGACCGGGAGACGTACGACCGGAACATCGAGTTCCTGCACGATGCAGTCCGGGCGGCCCGGCTCGGGGATCACGAAAAGATCGAGGCTCTCGGCCGGCTCCGCGGAGCATCGCAATAA
- a CDS encoding proteasome accessory factor PafA2 family protein, with translation MLDRLIGLETEYLIRFQSDDASRPSDRDLFDQLLDQLDSQIPTAAAEGSATGKVGVFLANGGAVWFETRRPASGIGLVEGSTPECRSPRALLAQQRAMDRLLAESARRVSPDRFFLLKNCRDSRGTAYGAQENYEATLATGWRLTLWRIGAGCLIAFHAVLLLALVVPLFLVLMAFNGLILAPLILWACQVSGRPASRELKMALYGRGWFTKGDADSYLPPWIEPPIESLMRLLLVPSSLFCSLLVMLMPLHQTQRRLLPFLLTRTIWAGAGWIDRQGQFQIAEKATSRTRVLFHMLLDHDRPIFGLGQFLKPSLMALFHRPSIQQLFHDRQRIQVSIGDSNLCEEAEYLRIGATALVLDAIEAGAITTPPSPRWALRTLGRISRDSNLTNAYPLWRGRSMTAVQIQRWYLNACRRYVHEHEQVSDEVWDLLSRWSAVLDDLEDNREALVGRVDWITKQMLLERAGADLPAESRKKIDLRYHELSPEGYWSQLAAAGLATGVVADEEIQYAMHWPPAGTRAMERGRMIREFYRGDEAIVVSWGSIKIGSGPNARVIPLSPESDGADSRPTPASVDSEVDDEDVSAESE, from the coding sequence GTGCTCGACCGCCTGATCGGTCTCGAAACCGAGTACCTGATCCGCTTTCAATCGGACGACGCCTCCCGGCCCTCCGATCGGGATTTGTTCGACCAACTCCTGGACCAGCTCGACAGCCAGATTCCGACTGCGGCCGCCGAAGGCAGCGCAACCGGCAAAGTCGGGGTCTTTCTCGCCAACGGCGGCGCCGTGTGGTTCGAAACCCGTCGGCCTGCATCGGGGATCGGCCTGGTCGAAGGGAGCACCCCGGAGTGCCGGAGCCCGAGGGCGCTGTTGGCGCAGCAGCGGGCGATGGATCGGCTGCTCGCGGAAAGCGCCCGGCGCGTCTCCCCCGATCGCTTCTTCCTGCTGAAGAATTGTCGCGACAGCCGCGGCACCGCCTACGGCGCCCAGGAAAACTACGAAGCGACCCTCGCGACCGGCTGGCGACTCACGCTCTGGCGAATCGGCGCCGGCTGCCTGATCGCGTTCCATGCGGTCCTGCTGCTGGCGCTGGTCGTTCCCCTGTTTCTGGTGCTGATGGCGTTCAACGGCCTGATCCTGGCCCCGCTGATTCTCTGGGCGTGCCAAGTTTCCGGGCGGCCTGCCAGCCGGGAACTGAAAATGGCCCTCTACGGTCGGGGCTGGTTCACCAAAGGGGACGCCGATTCGTATCTGCCCCCCTGGATCGAGCCGCCGATCGAGTCCCTGATGCGACTGCTGCTGGTTCCCAGCAGCCTGTTCTGCTCGCTGCTGGTGATGTTGATGCCGCTGCACCAGACACAGCGCCGCCTGCTGCCGTTCCTGCTGACGCGAACCATCTGGGCCGGAGCCGGGTGGATTGATCGACAGGGCCAGTTTCAGATCGCGGAGAAAGCGACCTCCCGGACGCGCGTCCTGTTCCACATGCTGCTGGACCATGATCGGCCGATTTTCGGGTTGGGGCAGTTCCTCAAACCGTCGCTGATGGCGCTGTTTCACCGTCCGTCGATTCAACAGTTATTTCACGACCGCCAGCGGATTCAGGTCTCGATCGGCGATTCGAACCTGTGCGAGGAGGCGGAATATCTGCGCATCGGCGCCACCGCGCTGGTGCTGGACGCGATTGAAGCCGGGGCGATTACAACCCCCCCGTCGCCGCGCTGGGCGCTGCGGACGCTGGGCCGGATCTCGCGCGATTCGAATCTGACGAACGCGTATCCGCTCTGGCGCGGGCGGTCGATGACCGCCGTGCAGATCCAGCGGTGGTACCTCAACGCCTGCCGCCGGTACGTCCACGAACACGAGCAGGTTTCGGACGAAGTCTGGGATCTGTTGTCCCGCTGGTCGGCAGTGCTGGATGACCTGGAAGACAATCGCGAAGCGCTCGTGGGCCGGGTGGACTGGATCACCAAGCAGATGCTGCTCGAACGGGCGGGTGCCGACCTGCCCGCCGAGTCCCGCAAAAAGATCGACCTCCGCTATCACGAGTTGTCTCCCGAAGGGTACTGGTCGCAGCTCGCCGCGGCGGGCCTGGCGACCGGCGTCGTGGCCGACGAGGAAATTCAGTACGCGATGCACTGGCCCCCGGCGGGAACACGGGCGATGGAACGGGGGCGGATGATTCGCGAGTTCTACCGGGGCGACGAAGCCATCGTGGTGAGCTGGGGCTCGATCAAAATCGGTTCCGGGCCGAATGCTCGGGTGATCCCGCTTTCCCCGGAGTCTGATGGCGCCGATTCGCGGCCGACGCCCGCCTCCGTCGACTCGGAGGTCGACGATGAAGATGTCTCCGCCGAGTCCGAATAG
- a CDS encoding ParA family protein, which yields MRSIAVMNQKGGVGKTTTSVNLAAGLARAGRSVCLIDLDPQGHSSLHLGVEAFGQTPTIYDVFAGRKTLAEVRQLAQDRLWVAPADLDLAATELELVDAADREIVLRKALEQMCQQAPVDYVVFDCPPSLGVLTVNALTAAKEVFIPLQPHFFALQGLSKLFETTALVKRRLNRELRVTGIVLCLYETGTRLAADITDDLMRFLDQSDPLAPWKQARIFNSRVRRNIKLAEAPSFGQSIFEYAPKSTGAVDYEALIQEVIASEVAPSAVAA from the coding sequence ATGCGCAGCATCGCCGTGATGAATCAGAAGGGTGGCGTCGGTAAGACCACCACCAGCGTCAACCTGGCCGCCGGGCTGGCTCGCGCCGGCCGAAGCGTCTGCCTGATCGATCTCGACCCGCAGGGGCATTCGTCGCTCCATCTGGGTGTCGAAGCCTTCGGCCAGACTCCGACGATTTACGATGTCTTCGCCGGCCGGAAGACGCTCGCCGAAGTTCGTCAACTGGCCCAGGATCGCCTGTGGGTCGCGCCGGCGGACCTCGACCTGGCCGCCACCGAACTCGAACTGGTCGACGCTGCCGACCGCGAAATCGTGCTGCGGAAGGCCCTCGAACAGATGTGCCAGCAGGCGCCGGTCGACTACGTCGTCTTCGACTGTCCCCCGTCGCTGGGCGTGCTGACGGTCAACGCGCTGACGGCCGCGAAAGAAGTCTTTATCCCGCTGCAGCCCCACTTTTTTGCCCTGCAGGGCCTGTCCAAGCTGTTCGAAACGACCGCGCTGGTGAAGCGCCGGCTGAACCGCGAACTTCGCGTGACCGGCATCGTGCTCTGTCTGTACGAGACCGGCACCCGGCTCGCCGCCGACATCACCGACGACCTGATGCGGTTCCTGGACCAGAGCGACCCGCTGGCGCCGTGGAAGCAGGCCCGCATTTTCAACAGCCGCGTCCGCCGGAACATCAAGCTCGCCGAGGCCCCCAGCTTCGGCCAGTCGATCTTCGAATACGCTCCCAAGAGCACGGGCGCGGTCGACTACGAAGCCCTGATCCAGGAAGTCATCGCCTCCGAAGTCGCCCCCTCCGCGGTCGCCGCTTAG
- a CDS encoding sigma-70 family RNA polymerase sigma factor, with protein sequence MVATSLAPRNIQRHNHLVAIPVGHTPVEADLRQRAETLLQQKIAYVDQEWFRHPDAETRIAALEPDAGSGSSRVTSPVAGIAFVSGLVAESPLTGPEEKFLFTRMNFLRFRAAVGQQSLKPRRPSARQVAQIEADLAEANELRNRIVQANLRLVVSVARKLAGSLDQLSELISEGLLPMIRAVELFNIQLGNRFSTYATWAVRNQMLRSLKKRKNAHEFNVTEDEISLSQIADPRTDLIDASSPKSDSEPLIGRMLAQLPERERQILAARFGLNGNPEGQSLAELSEQFGLSKERVRQIAIKALSTLQQRVAGIEDPEEILHRFAKPVV encoded by the coding sequence ATGGTCGCAACCTCCCTCGCTCCGCGTAACATTCAGCGTCACAATCATTTAGTGGCGATCCCGGTCGGCCACACTCCGGTTGAGGCCGATCTTCGGCAGCGGGCGGAGACCCTGCTGCAGCAGAAAATCGCCTATGTGGATCAGGAGTGGTTCCGACACCCGGACGCGGAGACGCGTATCGCGGCACTGGAGCCCGACGCAGGCAGTGGTTCGAGCCGGGTCACCAGTCCGGTTGCGGGAATTGCATTCGTCTCCGGCCTGGTAGCGGAGTCGCCGTTGACCGGTCCGGAAGAGAAATTTCTCTTTACGCGGATGAACTTCCTCCGTTTTCGAGCCGCCGTCGGGCAGCAAAGTCTGAAACCACGCCGGCCATCGGCTCGGCAAGTCGCGCAGATCGAAGCCGACCTCGCCGAGGCCAACGAACTTCGGAATCGCATCGTGCAGGCCAATCTGCGACTGGTTGTTTCCGTGGCCCGCAAACTCGCCGGTTCGCTGGACCAGCTCTCGGAACTGATCAGCGAAGGGCTGCTGCCGATGATCCGGGCGGTGGAGCTGTTCAACATTCAGCTCGGCAACCGGTTCAGCACCTACGCCACCTGGGCGGTGCGGAATCAGATGCTGCGGTCGCTGAAGAAGCGGAAGAATGCCCACGAGTTTAATGTCACGGAGGACGAGATCTCGCTGTCGCAGATCGCCGATCCGCGAACGGACCTGATCGACGCAAGTTCGCCAAAGTCGGACAGCGAACCGCTGATCGGTCGCATGCTGGCGCAATTGCCGGAGCGGGAACGGCAGATCCTGGCGGCGCGATTCGGACTGAACGGAAACCCGGAGGGACAGAGCCTGGCGGAACTGTCCGAGCAGTTCGGACTCAGCAAAGAACGCGTGCGTCAGATTGCGATCAAGGCGCTGAGCACCCTGCAGCAGCGGGTGGCTGGAATTGAGGATCCGGAAGAAATCCTCCATCGATTCGCGAAGCCGGTCGTTTAG